One region of Vigna angularis cultivar LongXiaoDou No.4 chromosome 10, ASM1680809v1, whole genome shotgun sequence genomic DNA includes:
- the LOC108335083 gene encoding probable NAD(P)H dehydrogenase (quinone) FQR1-like 2: MGKGAGCIPSKNRPPPVADDPPTHSAQPPSLPPNAPASEPDAPPRQDTANSSSVPNDAKLKIFIVFYSMYGHVEGLAKRLKRGVDGVEGVEGVLYRVPETLPIEVLNQMRAPPKDDSIPEIAPEDLEAADGFLFGFPTRYGAMASQMKAFFDSTGNLWKGQKLAGKPAGFFVSTGTQGGGQETTAWTAITQLAHHGMLFVPIGYTFGPGMFKMDFIRGGSPYGAGVFAGDGTREPSETELALAEHQGKYMAVVVKRLAKS, from the exons ATGGGTAAAGGTGCCGGTTGTATTCCCAGCAAGAACAGGCCACCGCCGGTCGCCGACGACCCTCCTACTCACTCCGCCCAACCTCCCTCGCTCCCGCCCAACGCCCCCGCTAGTGAACCCGACGCGCCACCACGGCAAGACACTGCAAATTCTTCGTCGGTCCCCAACGATGCGAAATTGAAGATCTTCATCGTCTTCTATTCGATGTACGGACACGTGGAGGGGTTGGCGAAGAGGTTGAAGCGAGGCGTCGATGGCGTGGAAGGTGTGGAAGGGGTTTTGTATAGGGTTCCGGAGACATTGCCGATTGAGGTTCTGAATCAGATGCGGGCGCCGCCAAAAGACGACTCCATACCGGAGATTGCGCCTGAGGATTTGGAGGCGGCGGATGGGTTTCTGTTTGGGTTTCCGACGAGGTACGGCGCCATGGCTTCGCAGATGAAGGCTTTTTTTGACTCCACTGGGAATTTGTGGAAGGGGCAGAAGCTTGCGGGGAAACCCGCAGGGTTCTTTGTCAGCACTGGGACTCAAGGAGGAGGCCAAGAAACTACTGC TTGGACGGCAATCACTCAGCTGGCACATCATGGAATGCTTTTTGTTCCGATTGGATATACATTTGGACCCGGAATGTTCAAGATGGATTTCATTAGAGGGGGTTCTCCATATGGTGCTGGAGTGTTTGCCGGTGATGGTACAAGAGAGCCAAGTGAAACAGAGCTCGCTCTTGCAGAGCATCAGGGCAAGTATATGGCTGTTGTAGTGAAGAGGCTGGCCAAGTCATGA